A window of the Gordonia humi genome harbors these coding sequences:
- the frr gene encoding ribosome recycling factor, with translation MIDEALLDAEEKMEKAVNVARDDMASIRTGRANPAMFNRIVIDYYGAMTPITQVAGINTPEPRLVVIKPYEASTMRDIETAIRNSDLGVNPTNDGNVIRVAIPQLTEERRKDLVKQARGKGEDAKVSIRNVRRKAVDELKRIQKDGEAGEDEVTRAEKELDKTTHSYTDAVDDLVKNKEAELLEV, from the coding sequence ATGATCGACGAAGCTCTGCTCGACGCCGAGGAGAAGATGGAGAAGGCCGTCAACGTCGCCCGCGACGACATGGCGTCCATCCGCACCGGCCGCGCCAACCCGGCGATGTTCAACCGCATCGTCATCGACTACTACGGCGCCATGACCCCCATCACCCAGGTCGCGGGCATCAACACCCCGGAGCCTCGGCTGGTCGTGATCAAGCCGTACGAGGCGTCGACCATGCGCGACATCGAGACCGCGATCCGCAACTCCGATCTGGGCGTCAATCCGACCAACGACGGCAACGTCATCCGGGTCGCGATTCCGCAGCTCACCGAGGAACGCCGCAAAGACCTGGTGAAGCAGGCGCGTGGCAAGGGCGAGGACGCCAAGGTCTCGATCCGCAACGTGCGACGCAAGGCCGTCGACGAGCTCAAGCGCATCCAGAAGGACGGCGAGGCGGGCGAGGACGAGGTGACCCGCGCCGAGAAGGAACTTGACAAGACCACCCACTCGTACACCGACGCCGTCGACGATCTCGTGAAGAACAAGGAAGCCGAGCTGCTCGAGGTATGA
- a CDS encoding phosphatidate cytidylyltransferase, with protein MTTPTTSKAGRNLPAAIGVGVGLGAVLIAVLVFVPMAWYGIVSIALGIATWEVCKRLHDGGFGVPFWPLLVGGQAAIWLSWPWGIEASFVAVAATVLVVMVWKLFAQGLNSAPVDYVRDVSMSLLVLAWLPMLAVFGAAMVAQDDGRYRVFTLVIVVVCSDVGGYAAGVLFGKHPMAPAISPKKSWEGFGGSLVVGTAGAVCCSLFLLDTHWWVGMALGPLMVIVATTGDLVESQVKRDLGIKDMGTLLPGHGGIMDRLDSLLPSALVTWAVLTILM; from the coding sequence ATGACGACCCCGACGACGTCCAAGGCCGGCCGGAACCTCCCCGCAGCGATCGGGGTGGGAGTCGGCCTCGGCGCCGTGCTCATCGCAGTCCTCGTCTTCGTTCCGATGGCCTGGTACGGCATCGTCTCGATCGCCCTCGGCATCGCGACGTGGGAGGTCTGCAAGCGGCTGCACGACGGCGGATTCGGCGTGCCCTTCTGGCCGCTGCTGGTCGGCGGGCAGGCCGCCATCTGGCTGTCGTGGCCGTGGGGGATCGAAGCGTCGTTCGTCGCCGTCGCCGCCACCGTCCTCGTGGTGATGGTGTGGAAGCTGTTCGCGCAGGGCCTGAACAGCGCACCGGTCGACTACGTCCGTGACGTGTCGATGTCACTGCTCGTCCTGGCCTGGCTGCCCATGCTCGCCGTCTTCGGTGCGGCGATGGTGGCCCAGGACGACGGACGGTACCGGGTGTTCACCCTCGTCATCGTCGTCGTCTGCTCGGATGTCGGCGGGTACGCCGCCGGCGTCCTGTTCGGCAAGCATCCGATGGCACCGGCCATCAGCCCCAAGAAGTCATGGGAGGGATTCGGCGGCTCCCTCGTCGTCGGCACGGCGGGCGCCGTCTGCTGCTCGCTGTTCCTGCTCGACACGCACTGGTGGGTCGGCATGGCCCTCGGCCCCCTCATGGTGATCGTGGCGACGACCGGCGACCTCGTCGAGTCGCAGGTCAAACGTGATCTCGGCATCAAGGACATGGGCACGCTCCTGCCCGGCCACGGCGGCATCATGGACCGACTCGACTCGCTCCTGCCGTCCGCGCTCGTGACCTGGGCCGTGCTCACGATTCTGATGTGA
- the rlmN gene encoding 23S rRNA (adenine(2503)-C(2))-methyltransferase RlmN yields MTSLPLVFDAPKRGRPPTHFADLDEAGRIKAVADLGLPKFRANQLAKQYYGRLTGDVAEMTDVPAGRRDEIGEALFPTLMTPVRHMAVDDGSTRKTLWRLHDGTLLESVLMRYTDRNTLCISSQAGCGMACPFCATGQGGLDRNLSTAEIVDQVRAAARAIRDGEFGESGRLSNIVFMGMGEPLANYKRVVDAVRKITSPAPDGFGISARHVTVSTVGLAPAIRRLADEDLSVTLAVSLHTPDDELRDTLVPVNNRWSVAEVLDAARYYADKTGRRVSIEYALIRDVNDQPWRADLLGEKLRHKLGGLAHVNLIPLNPTPGSEWDASPKPVEAEFVRRVREQGISCTVRDTRGQEIAAACGQLAAEER; encoded by the coding sequence GTGACCAGCCTTCCCCTCGTCTTCGACGCGCCCAAACGAGGGCGTCCGCCCACTCACTTCGCCGACCTCGACGAGGCCGGTCGGATCAAGGCCGTCGCTGACCTCGGTCTGCCGAAGTTCCGCGCCAATCAACTCGCCAAGCAGTACTACGGGCGGTTGACCGGCGACGTCGCCGAGATGACCGACGTACCCGCGGGCAGACGCGACGAGATCGGCGAGGCGCTGTTCCCGACGCTGATGACGCCGGTCCGGCACATGGCCGTCGACGACGGCAGCACCCGCAAGACGCTGTGGCGCCTGCACGACGGCACGCTCCTCGAGTCGGTGCTCATGCGCTACACCGACCGGAACACCCTGTGCATCTCGTCGCAGGCCGGCTGCGGTATGGCCTGTCCCTTCTGCGCCACCGGACAAGGCGGACTCGACCGCAACCTCTCCACCGCCGAGATCGTCGACCAGGTGCGCGCCGCCGCCCGCGCGATCCGCGACGGCGAGTTCGGCGAATCCGGCCGCCTCTCGAACATCGTGTTCATGGGCATGGGCGAACCGCTCGCCAACTACAAGCGTGTCGTCGACGCCGTCCGCAAGATCACCTCGCCCGCGCCCGACGGCTTCGGCATCTCGGCGCGCCACGTCACCGTCTCGACCGTCGGCCTGGCACCGGCCATCCGCCGACTCGCCGACGAAGACCTCTCGGTGACCCTCGCCGTCTCCCTCCACACGCCCGACGACGAGCTGCGCGACACGCTCGTCCCCGTCAACAACCGGTGGTCGGTGGCCGAAGTGCTCGACGCCGCCCGCTACTACGCCGACAAGACCGGCCGCCGCGTCTCCATCGAGTACGCACTGATCCGCGACGTCAACGACCAGCCCTGGCGAGCAGACCTGCTGGGGGAGAAGCTTCGCCACAAGCTCGGCGGCCTCGCCCACGTCAACCTCATCCCGCTGAACCCCACCCCCGGCTCCGAATGGGACGCCAGCCCGAAACCCGTCGAAGCCGAATTCGTGCGTCGCGTCCGCGAACAAGGGATCTCGTGCACGGTGAGAGACACACGCGGCCAAGAGATCGCCGCTGCCTGCGGGCAGTTGGCGGCCGAGGAGAGATAG
- a CDS encoding DUF2631 domain-containing protein has translation MASTEVETIDTGWVREPADAPSARFGWSGTAPRTYAIAAFVSGLICLAMLVGNHVGHVEDIWLIVFAVGLIGYAGFKMIPRKGTWKR, from the coding sequence GTGGCAAGCACTGAGGTCGAAACGATCGATACCGGCTGGGTCCGCGAGCCCGCCGACGCACCGTCGGCCCGCTTCGGCTGGAGCGGCACCGCCCCCCGCACGTACGCGATCGCCGCGTTCGTCTCGGGTCTGATCTGCCTGGCGATGCTGGTCGGCAACCACGTCGGCCACGTCGAGGACATCTGGCTCATCGTCTTCGCCGTCGGCCTCATCGGCTACGCCGGCTTCAAGATGATCCCCCGCAAGGGAACCTGGAAAAGGTAG
- the dxr gene encoding 1-deoxy-D-xylulose-5-phosphate reductoisomerase, producing the protein MITVRTRVLILGSTGSIGTQALEVIAEHPDRFEAVGLGAGGGNLELLGRQIAETGLAPSRIAVADETAAAVLADRIGPGVLSGDDAMVHLIETVEADVILNGVVGAIGLQPSLAALESGARLALANKESLIAGGSLVLDAAAPGQIVPVDSEHSAIAQCLRGGAAGEVERLVLTASGGPFRGWTAEQVRDVTPEQAGRHPTWSMGPMITLNSATLVNKALEVIEAHLLFDVPYERIDVTVHPQSIVHSMVTFVDGATIAKASPPSMKLPIALALGWPDRVPGSSAACDWSQAATWTFEPVDEAVFPAIAVARQAGTAGGSLTAIFNAANEVAAEGFFAGAISFPRIVGTIADVLADADQWTRPPGTLDEVLAADRWARERAAALVAAAR; encoded by the coding sequence ATGATCACCGTGAGGACACGCGTACTGATTCTCGGCTCCACCGGATCCATCGGCACCCAGGCACTCGAGGTGATCGCCGAGCACCCCGACCGCTTCGAAGCCGTCGGACTCGGAGCGGGCGGAGGCAACCTCGAACTCCTCGGCCGCCAGATCGCCGAGACCGGACTCGCACCGTCGCGGATCGCCGTGGCCGACGAGACCGCGGCCGCCGTCCTGGCCGACCGGATCGGCCCCGGCGTCCTCTCCGGCGACGACGCCATGGTGCACCTGATCGAGACCGTGGAGGCCGACGTGATCCTCAACGGCGTCGTCGGCGCCATCGGCCTGCAACCGAGCCTGGCCGCCCTCGAATCCGGAGCGCGACTCGCCCTCGCCAACAAGGAGTCCCTGATCGCAGGCGGCTCCCTCGTCCTCGACGCGGCGGCTCCCGGCCAGATCGTCCCCGTCGACTCCGAACACTCCGCGATCGCCCAATGCCTGCGCGGGGGCGCCGCGGGGGAAGTGGAGCGACTGGTCCTCACCGCATCCGGCGGTCCCTTCCGCGGATGGACGGCCGAACAGGTACGCGACGTGACGCCCGAACAGGCAGGCAGGCATCCCACCTGGTCCATGGGGCCGATGATCACCCTCAACTCGGCCACCCTGGTGAACAAGGCCCTCGAAGTCATCGAGGCGCACCTGCTGTTCGACGTGCCCTACGAGCGCATCGACGTCACCGTGCACCCGCAGTCGATCGTGCACTCGATGGTCACCTTCGTCGACGGCGCGACCATCGCCAAAGCCTCCCCGCCGAGCATGAAGCTGCCGATCGCCCTCGCCCTCGGCTGGCCCGACCGAGTGCCGGGGTCCTCAGCCGCGTGTGACTGGTCACAGGCGGCCACATGGACGTTCGAGCCCGTCGACGAGGCGGTCTTCCCGGCGATCGCGGTGGCCCGGCAGGCGGGAACCGCAGGCGGGAGCCTCACCGCGATATTCAACGCCGCCAACGAGGTCGCCGCCGAGGGATTCTTCGCCGGTGCGATCTCCTTCCCGCGGATCGTCGGAACCATCGCCGATGTGCTCGCCGACGCCGATCAGTGGACGCGGCCGCCGGGTACCCTGGACGAGGTTCTGGCAGCCGACCGGTGGGCGCGCGAACGCGCGGCGGCCCTCGTCGCTGCCGCACGGTGA
- a CDS encoding M50 family metallopeptidase — MSYVLGIVLFAAALVISVAWHELGHHLAAKATGMKVRRFFVGFGPTIWSKRFGETEYGFKAIPAGGFCDIAGMTPHDELSVIDEPRAMYRQKTWKRLVVLIAGPVQNFILGFVLIIVLALGWGLPVLGDKPVHATQISCVAATTDARGNPTECTGPAPAEEAGMRVGDRIVAVNGSSVADSSDIVDKVRDSSETAIVTVERDGERIDLQIPVTRVQRMTETDDGRLVPVTVPAIGVTMDNTLVQHYDWASVWGGAVSFTGDMFTETYKALVSLPTKVGALWTAATGGERSEDSPVSVVGASRLGGEAVERGYWDLFFGLLLSINFFLGAFNLVPLLPLDGGHMIIAIYEKIRNLLRRAVGRSDGGPVDYYKLLPLTYAVVVVMGAFMVLTVYVDIINPIRIF, encoded by the coding sequence TTGAGTTACGTCCTGGGCATCGTGCTGTTCGCCGCGGCGCTCGTCATCTCCGTCGCCTGGCACGAGCTCGGTCACCACCTCGCGGCCAAGGCGACCGGCATGAAGGTCCGGCGGTTCTTCGTCGGCTTCGGCCCGACGATCTGGTCCAAGCGCTTCGGCGAGACCGAATACGGCTTCAAGGCGATCCCGGCGGGCGGATTCTGCGACATCGCGGGCATGACCCCGCACGACGAACTGTCGGTGATCGACGAGCCGCGCGCCATGTACCGACAGAAGACCTGGAAGCGGCTCGTCGTCCTGATCGCGGGCCCCGTGCAGAACTTCATCCTCGGTTTCGTGCTGATCATCGTCCTCGCACTCGGCTGGGGCCTGCCGGTGCTCGGCGACAAACCGGTCCACGCGACGCAGATCAGCTGCGTCGCCGCCACGACCGACGCACGGGGCAACCCGACCGAATGCACCGGCCCGGCGCCGGCGGAGGAGGCCGGCATGCGGGTCGGCGACCGGATCGTCGCCGTCAACGGCTCCTCGGTGGCCGACTCGTCGGACATCGTCGACAAGGTCCGCGACTCGTCGGAGACGGCGATCGTCACCGTGGAACGCGACGGCGAACGCATCGACCTGCAGATCCCGGTGACCCGGGTGCAGCGCATGACCGAGACGGACGACGGGCGGCTCGTCCCGGTCACCGTGCCCGCCATCGGCGTGACGATGGACAACACCCTCGTGCAGCACTACGACTGGGCGAGTGTGTGGGGCGGCGCGGTCTCGTTCACCGGCGACATGTTCACCGAGACCTACAAGGCGCTGGTCTCATTGCCCACCAAGGTCGGCGCCCTGTGGACGGCGGCCACCGGCGGTGAGCGGAGCGAAGACAGTCCGGTGAGCGTCGTCGGCGCCTCGCGCCTGGGCGGCGAAGCCGTCGAACGCGGCTACTGGGACCTGTTCTTCGGGCTGCTGCTGAGCATCAACTTCTTCCTCGGCGCCTTCAACCTGGTGCCGCTGCTGCCGCTCGACGGCGGACACATGATCATCGCGATCTACGAGAAGATCCGGAATCTGCTGCGTCGGGCCGTCGGACGGTCCGACGGCGGCCCCGTCGACTACTACAAACTGCTGCCGCTCACCTACGCCGTCGTGGTGGTGATGGGGGCGTTCATGGTCCTGACCGTGTACGTCGACATCATCAATCCGATCCGCATCTTCTGA
- the ispG gene encoding flavodoxin-dependent (E)-4-hydroxy-3-methylbut-2-enyl-diphosphate synthase: protein MTESSGPLAVGLGMPAGPPPVLAPRRKTRQIQVGSVGVGSDHPISVQSMCTTKTHDVNATLQQIAQLTASGCDIVRVACPRQEDADALAAIARKSKIPVIADIHFQPKYIFAAIDAGCAAVRVNPGNIKEFDGRVKEVAKAAGDAGIPIRIGVNAGSLDPRLLKKYGKATPEALVESALWEASLFEEHGFGDIKISVKHNDPVIMVEAYRQLAAQSDYPLHLGVTEAGPAFQGTIKSAVAFGALLSEGIGDTIRVSLSAPPAEEIKVGDAILQSMNLRPRKLEIVSCPSCGRAQVDVYKLANEVSAGLEGMEVPLRVAVMGCVVNGPGEAREADLGVASGNGKGQIFIKGEVVKTVPEAQIVETLIAEALRIAEESEETGSGTPTVSVS from the coding sequence ATGACCGAATCGTCCGGGCCGCTGGCCGTCGGCCTCGGGATGCCCGCCGGACCCCCTCCCGTCCTCGCGCCGCGCCGGAAGACCCGCCAGATCCAGGTCGGATCCGTCGGTGTCGGCAGCGATCATCCGATCTCTGTGCAGTCCATGTGCACCACCAAGACGCACGACGTGAACGCGACACTCCAGCAGATCGCGCAGCTCACCGCGTCCGGCTGCGACATCGTGCGCGTGGCCTGCCCGCGCCAGGAGGACGCCGACGCGTTGGCGGCGATCGCTCGAAAGTCGAAGATCCCGGTGATCGCCGACATCCATTTCCAGCCCAAGTACATCTTCGCCGCGATCGACGCGGGCTGCGCCGCGGTCCGCGTCAACCCCGGCAACATCAAGGAGTTCGACGGCCGCGTCAAAGAGGTCGCCAAGGCGGCGGGTGACGCGGGCATCCCGATCCGCATCGGCGTCAACGCCGGATCGCTCGATCCCAGACTGCTCAAGAAGTACGGCAAGGCCACCCCGGAGGCACTCGTCGAATCCGCCCTGTGGGAGGCGAGCCTGTTCGAGGAGCACGGCTTCGGCGACATCAAGATCTCGGTGAAGCACAACGATCCGGTGATCATGGTCGAGGCCTACCGCCAGCTCGCAGCGCAGAGCGACTACCCGCTGCACCTGGGTGTCACCGAAGCGGGCCCGGCGTTCCAGGGCACGATCAAGTCGGCCGTCGCATTCGGCGCACTGCTCTCCGAGGGCATCGGTGACACGATCCGCGTGTCCCTGTCCGCGCCGCCCGCGGAGGAGATCAAGGTCGGCGACGCGATCCTGCAGTCGATGAACCTGCGTCCCCGCAAACTCGAGATCGTCTCCTGCCCGTCGTGCGGACGCGCGCAGGTCGACGTGTACAAGCTGGCCAACGAGGTCAGCGCCGGTCTGGAGGGGATGGAGGTGCCGCTGCGCGTGGCCGTCATGGGCTGCGTCGTCAACGGTCCCGGGGAAGCGCGCGAGGCAGATCTCGGTGTCGCCTCCGGCAACGGCAAGGGACAGATCTTCATCAAGGGCGAGGTCGTCAAGACCGTGCCGGAAGCACAGATCGTCGAGACTCTGATCGCCGAAGCGCTGCGTATCGCCGAGGAGTCGGAGGAGACTGGAAGCGGTACACCTACCGTCTCGGTGAGCTGA
- a CDS encoding GNAT family N-acetyltransferase: MLRLLGGRPLGARDAQAVTHALDIDPVASCMVAARVEAYGLTPRLLGGQLWSASTPEESLCFSGANLMPLRGADVDLDYFAERVLAAPRMCTSVVGDAGLALGLWERVADEWGEPREIRAEQPLLALQGPPAVAPDPQVRLVQQSDLDAYFPAAVEMFRGEVGVDPCAGDGGASYRRRLAALIAARRVFARFEDGRVVFKAEIGSMSRRVGQIQGVWVDPSARGRGLGASGTAAVAAATARQGRIASLYVNSFNTSARATYRSVGFVQVGTFATVLVD, from the coding sequence GTGTTGCGTCTGCTGGGAGGACGCCCGTTGGGGGCGCGAGATGCTCAAGCGGTGACGCATGCCCTCGACATCGATCCCGTCGCGTCGTGCATGGTGGCGGCCCGCGTCGAGGCCTACGGACTCACCCCACGCCTGCTCGGCGGCCAGTTGTGGAGCGCGTCGACGCCCGAGGAGTCGCTGTGCTTCTCCGGAGCGAACCTGATGCCGCTGCGCGGCGCCGACGTCGATCTCGACTACTTCGCCGAGCGTGTGCTGGCCGCACCCCGCATGTGCACGTCCGTCGTCGGTGACGCCGGACTGGCGCTGGGCCTGTGGGAGCGGGTGGCCGACGAGTGGGGTGAGCCGCGGGAGATCCGCGCCGAACAACCGCTGCTCGCGTTGCAGGGACCGCCCGCCGTCGCGCCGGACCCCCAGGTGCGCCTGGTGCAGCAGTCCGACCTCGACGCGTACTTTCCGGCGGCCGTCGAGATGTTCCGCGGCGAGGTCGGCGTCGATCCGTGCGCCGGAGACGGCGGAGCGTCGTACCGGCGGCGGCTCGCCGCGCTCATCGCGGCGCGACGGGTGTTCGCGCGGTTCGAGGACGGACGCGTGGTCTTCAAGGCCGAGATCGGATCCATGTCGCGGCGGGTCGGACAGATCCAGGGGGTCTGGGTGGACCCGAGCGCGCGTGGCCGCGGACTCGGAGCGTCGGGGACGGCGGCGGTCGCCGCGGCGACGGCGCGACAGGGGCGGATCGCCAGCCTGTACGTGAACAGCTTCAACACCTCCGCGCGCGCCACCTATCGATCGGTCGGATTCGTACAGGTCGGCACGTTCGCGACGGTCCTCGTCGACTGA
- a CDS encoding penicillin-binding transpeptidase domain-containing protein, whose translation MVLRRCVAALCALVLTIALVSCSSDDDGPRAAADAFVSAFGDHDVDGAAGRTTNPDAARRVLSAAWDGLTAESMSARTGRVHVERDVADVDATYTWKLPGGRTWEYQTTIALGRSDTGWTVRWAPTAVHPKLGADQRLVLGALSPPRATVNESDGSEVMVNGIVTTVLFDGRAAVEAGDVVGPAERIAAVMGQFVPGLSVQRLAEQATAAWDPMPIGVIPAGDVERLRPDLDLPGIVLRDDSVLQKRDPRFAPELLTRVGAAVGADVVGTPGWEISVVNPNGLVADVVHRSESVPAPAVSLTLSRTVQDAAQRAVDAVAGREAMTVAVQASTGKILAVAQNAAADRVGLPATAGQYPPGSTFKMVTSAAAMNGGLSAPEAIVPCPGEITIGERTIPNYDGFALGPVPLRQAFAQSCNTTFADLASRMGPSDLAHAATAMGLGAHYDIAGVESASGSVRIEPDLVRRSEDGFGQGTVLASPLGMALVAATAATGSLPVPQLINGRETKVEGARVTLDGDVYARLRTMMRAVVTEGTATAIAGQGEVFGKTGEAEVNGGSHAWFAGYRGDIAFATLIVLGGGSEAAVGVTRDFLAGIPPGFSP comes from the coding sequence ATGGTCCTTCGACGGTGTGTTGCCGCGCTCTGCGCTCTTGTCCTGACGATCGCGCTCGTGTCCTGTTCGTCCGACGACGACGGCCCCCGCGCGGCGGCCGACGCCTTCGTCTCCGCATTCGGCGACCACGACGTCGACGGTGCGGCCGGGCGGACCACCAACCCCGACGCGGCGCGCCGCGTGCTCTCGGCGGCGTGGGACGGACTGACCGCCGAGTCGATGTCGGCCCGCACCGGGCGCGTGCACGTCGAGCGGGACGTGGCCGATGTGGACGCGACCTACACCTGGAAGCTGCCCGGCGGCCGCACCTGGGAGTATCAGACGACCATCGCCCTGGGGCGCTCCGACACCGGGTGGACGGTCCGGTGGGCGCCGACCGCCGTGCACCCGAAGCTCGGCGCCGATCAGCGGCTGGTGCTGGGAGCCCTGAGTCCGCCGCGCGCCACCGTCAACGAGTCGGACGGATCCGAGGTGATGGTGAACGGGATCGTCACGACCGTGCTGTTCGACGGGCGGGCCGCCGTCGAAGCGGGTGACGTCGTCGGTCCGGCAGAACGGATCGCGGCCGTCATGGGACAGTTCGTCCCGGGGCTGTCGGTGCAGCGCCTCGCCGAACAGGCGACCGCCGCTTGGGACCCGATGCCGATCGGCGTGATCCCCGCGGGCGACGTCGAGCGTCTGCGCCCGGACCTGGACCTGCCGGGCATCGTGCTGCGCGACGATTCGGTTCTGCAGAAGCGGGATCCCCGGTTCGCCCCCGAACTGCTGACCCGTGTCGGGGCCGCCGTCGGCGCCGACGTGGTCGGCACCCCGGGATGGGAGATCTCGGTGGTCAACCCCAACGGACTCGTCGCCGATGTCGTGCACCGGAGCGAGAGCGTACCCGCGCCCGCGGTGTCGTTGACCTTGTCGCGCACCGTGCAGGACGCCGCGCAGCGCGCCGTCGACGCGGTGGCGGGCAGAGAAGCGATGACCGTGGCGGTGCAGGCATCGACCGGGAAGATCCTGGCGGTCGCCCAGAACGCCGCCGCCGACCGCGTCGGACTCCCGGCGACCGCCGGTCAGTACCCGCCCGGATCGACGTTCAAGATGGTGACGTCTGCGGCGGCGATGAACGGGGGCCTGTCCGCTCCGGAGGCGATCGTGCCGTGCCCCGGCGAGATCACGATCGGTGAGCGCACCATTCCCAACTACGACGGCTTCGCGCTCGGCCCGGTGCCGTTGCGGCAGGCGTTCGCGCAGTCGTGCAACACCACCTTCGCCGACCTCGCGTCCCGGATGGGGCCGTCCGATCTGGCCCACGCCGCCACCGCCATGGGACTCGGCGCGCATTACGACATCGCGGGCGTCGAGTCCGCGTCGGGATCGGTGCGCATCGAACCGGACCTGGTGCGACGCAGCGAGGACGGCTTCGGTCAGGGGACCGTGCTGGCGAGTCCGTTGGGCATGGCGCTCGTCGCGGCGACCGCGGCGACCGGGAGCCTGCCCGTGCCCCAGTTGATCAACGGTCGGGAGACGAAGGTGGAGGGGGCGAGAGTCACCCTCGACGGCGACGTCTACGCGCGCCTGCGCACCATGATGCGCGCCGTCGTCACCGAGGGCACGGCCACCGCGATCGCCGGTCAGGGCGAGGTGTTCGGCAAGACCGGTGAAGCCGAGGTCAACGGTGGTTCGCACGCCTGGTTCGCCGGTTACCGCGGCGACATCGCCTTCGCGACCCTCATCGTCCTCGGCGGCGGATCCGAAGCGGCCGTCGGCGTGACGCGCGACTTCCTGGCGGGGATCCCACCGGGTTTCAGCCCGTAA
- a CDS encoding heme ABC transporter ATP-binding protein, with product MSAVRAGVPVSVHEVGVDLGGRTVVHGVDLDVAPGELVALVGPNGCGKSTLLSVISGIRSPDVGRVSIGGDDIAHVDARSLARLRALVTQTNRLDTPFTVREVVEMGRYPWTRTPEAVRSAELVDAAITACELDEILDRPFAQLSGGQQARVSLARALAQDTPVLLLDEPTAALDIGHSEQVLSILAQRAAAGGTVLLVVHDLSLAAAYADRVAVMKDGRVRACGPVREVMTAELLSDTYDHRVMVFDNPETGELMVVPRR from the coding sequence GTGAGCGCGGTCCGGGCGGGCGTCCCCGTCTCGGTGCACGAGGTCGGGGTCGATCTCGGCGGCCGCACCGTGGTGCACGGGGTCGACCTCGACGTGGCGCCCGGCGAGCTCGTCGCCCTCGTCGGCCCCAACGGCTGCGGCAAATCGACCCTGCTCTCGGTGATCTCGGGGATCCGCTCCCCCGACGTGGGGCGGGTGAGCATCGGGGGCGACGACATCGCGCACGTCGACGCCCGTTCGCTGGCCCGTCTGCGCGCGCTCGTGACCCAGACCAATCGCCTCGACACTCCGTTCACCGTCCGCGAGGTGGTCGAGATGGGCCGCTATCCGTGGACGCGAACCCCCGAGGCGGTGCGTTCGGCCGAGCTGGTCGACGCTGCGATCACCGCCTGCGAACTCGACGAGATCCTCGACCGTCCGTTCGCTCAGCTCTCCGGCGGGCAGCAGGCCCGGGTCTCGCTGGCTCGTGCGCTCGCCCAGGACACCCCCGTGCTGCTTCTCGACGAACCGACCGCGGCCCTGGACATCGGCCACAGCGAACAGGTGCTGTCGATCCTCGCGCAGCGCGCCGCCGCGGGCGGCACCGTGCTCCTCGTCGTCCACGATCTGTCGCTGGCCGCGGCGTATGCCGACCGGGTCGCGGTCATGAAGGACGGACGGGTCCGCGCCTGCGGACCCGTCCGTGAGGTGATGACAGCGGAACTGCTGTCGGACACCTACGACCATCGAGTCATGGTCTTCGACAATCCGGAGACCGGCGAACTCATGGTGGTGCCCAGACGGTGA